The genomic region CCCAATATGCTTACTGTGTCTTTATTCGCGTATGCGCCCGTACTTACGTACGAATAGTATTTGagatatgtgagtgtgtttcttgTTGGAGCGACCACACCATCATGTATTTGCGCATTCTGGTCATAGCAATCTCAGAGTGCAGGCGCAAGTGCATTGAGCATCAAGTGTTATGATCGTGCCATTAATACTGTTGAGGtaagaaaaaactaataaacttatgaaaatgatggaaatctaGGTCTTTAAATCAGTAAcattctaacttttttttacttttaggaaTGAAAAGTAAAGCTAAAGAATGCGTCAAATGGTGCATGAGCTGGATCGCATATGCTGTTAAGAATTGGTTCTTTCTGGGACGGCAAGTACACTGCAGAGGCCGGATCTCTACACTGGTAAGTCAGAAAACATCGCAAATACCCGAATAATAAACATCCGATGACTTAATTCtcaaaaagcaaatgttttaatttcaccGCAGCATTCTGCGGGTAGAACGAAATATCACATTCATAGAATacaccatacacacacacctacacgcgAGCTAGTCTCACTCACACCACCAAGCAAACCAATGCAAATGTGTGCGGCAATACATGGGCGATCCGTCAAATTTTGACTTGCTGGGAGGTTGCTGGTACTCTTGCTGGAAGCACATGACAgcagcaaaaaatttgaatttctgtcaGCCGGGTTGTATTTAATCAGAAGTGAATATAATATTGTACAGTTGTAAATGAAATGATATGGTTGCGTTTGCCTTCCTTTTGGTTTTATTAGTTTATTAGCACAGATTTATCATGtaaaagtttgtttgtgtagTCGTTCAATGCTGAAAATTGCACGAGTGCGTTGCCTCATCCCAGACGAGACTGTCGTCACAACGCTTCAGCATTGACTTGCCCTTGTAGCAGAGGTAGTAATGGCGTTCGCTTTTCGGATGCTTCACCCAGCGTGCCTGATCATCCTTGCAGCTGACCTTCTTGGGAACAAGAGTTGGCTCGTTCACCTCGGTGTATGGCGTGAAATTCATACACTTGGATTCGGCGATCGTGGTGCACCAATTGTTCACCGGATCCCAGTGCAGTCCGGGAGCGCAACTGTGCGGGTGGAACTTTCCGttgtagcagtagtagtaTCTGAGGAGTAGAATATCGGGAGACGTTCAGTTTGCAGTACTACATATACAAAGTAGCCAACTTGGCTTTTGTGGGTGTGAAGTGGAAACAGTTTCCTACTTACTTGGAGCAGTCGAACCGGTCAGCGACAAACACAAGCTTGAAAGGGTCGTCCTTTTCGGGACACACTTGTTCCTGCAGGTCGCAGTATGCTAGATCCGGTAGTGTACACACACTTTGAGCAGCATTGAAATGGAGCCCTGGAGCGCAACGCTGCAGAACTGCAGTTCCGTCAAAGCACAGCACGTATTGGGAGCAGCTGCGCCGATGAGGAATGCTCAGGACGCCTTGCGCAGGGCAACTGTACTCTTCCGCCAGAAAATCAGGTCGGCTCTGGTCGTTCACATCGAGAATGGTGTCATCGGTGGTCGGTGGAGCGTACGTTGTGGTGGGCACAATCGGTGGCATTTTTGCACTGCACTGTACTAGCGCCGCCGGGAGACACAGTCGCCGAAAGTTGTCCCAGTAAAGGCCGGCCTCACATTCCCCACGTGAGATGTATCCACCGAGGCAGATGCGGTACCGACTGCAGCTGTATTCGTCCGAGAATGTGGCTCCATTGCGTTTACCGACACATTCTTCATCGAACGCCACCGTGACACTCACGATTCCGATGAATAGGGTCGCGGCTAGATAGTTCATGGCCGGTGTGAAAGACCGGAACGTTAGGTATTAAATGAAACAATCCTGCAACTATTGTTTACACAACCCGGTCAAAAATGACCTCGTTTGCGTCCAGAGCGCGTTTGTGTAACGttatgaaatgtttcactttaaaagaatTGCTTTTTATTTCCGAATCAGCCTCCCGCCCTTGAAGCGATATGGAAGCAACGGTCAACTTGGGCTTGATAGTCCTAAGTGGCATGGTGTAGCTGCAAATTGGAAAGCTCGGTAAACATATTTATCGGAACCGTATCTGAGTTGAAATTATCGTTTCTGCACGATCGCGCTATCAGGGCAAAATACCGATTCAGGTCTATTGCTTTTGGCGTCTATGAaggaaaatgcatttttttgCGCTATATTCCAAGTATGATTGGAATACGAACTCGTTGTTTTTTCCCATTGTTAGGCACAAAGTTTTCTTGAGGTAGAATGTATGACGTCTGATTTCCATCTTGTACTGGAACATAGTGATGCATTTCGCAAGTACATCAAAGTTGCGACcctttgagccttttttttattttattgcatgcGAGCAGTTTTATCGGTATTGTTTTCGTGAATTGCAAATACATTTTTGTAACTATACATATGTGTAAACATACGGTTTAACTTGTTTGCGATCGATGAAACACAAATTAAGAACGAAAAGCTGCAATAAGAAAGAACGATGGCTCTCACAGCCAGAGGCATATCTACCTATGAGCGGAGCCAAAGATCTATGGTAGCTATTTGCtctttacattaaatattctCTATTAACATTACAATACTAAGTGTTAACTATTTTAATTGTCTCCATACGTTTGTTTATACCGTTCATATTTTATATGTATGTACTCCATATAACCTGCGAATGTATTTGATGAAAATCTTTCTTGTTGTAAAACATAATGGCAACATTCATTAGCCCCTGCATCCTTCAGGttatcatttgcttgcatttcGATGCACTCAAATTGTAATTCATTGGAACTGCTTCGAATGGAATTCTCATTTCTATAGCCTTTGGATCCTCTTTAGAATCTATTGAACTGGTTTTGCAGGTTAATA from Anopheles coustani chromosome 3, idAnoCousDA_361_x.2, whole genome shotgun sequence harbors:
- the LOC131260125 gene encoding probable chitinase 10 is translated as MNYLAATLFIGIVSVTVAFDEECVGKRNGATFSDEYSCSRYRICLGGYISRGECEAGLYWDNFRRLCLPAALVQCSAKMPPIVPTTTYAPPTTDDTILDVNDQSRPDFLAEEYSCPAQGVLSIPHRRSCSQYVLCFDGTAVLQRCAPGLHFNAAQSVCTLPDLAYCDLQEQVCPEKDDPFKLVFVADRFDCSKYYYCYNGKFHPHSCAPGLHWDPVNNWCTTIAESKCMNFTPYTEVNEPTLVPKKVSCKDDQARWVKHPKSERHYYLCYKGKSMLKRCDDSLVWDEATHSCNFQH